Genomic DNA from Capsicum annuum cultivar UCD-10X-F1 unplaced genomic scaffold, UCD10Xv1.1 ctg5860, whole genome shotgun sequence:
TGATCAATGCTGATGGGAAGAAcctatttcttttcttatatGCATCATGGTGCCATTCTCCAATGGCAATAATTAGCCTTTGCCTATTAGCTCAGGTAAGCTAGGACTTTCACttgtctctctcaagtttctctttttGAACTGAAACAAACTTCGTCcttttttctgtgtggaatttccTTACAGGCATATCCACATGCAAGTTCTGTTATCCATCTGTTGGTTGAGGAAGACATCAATGTGAAGTTCCTAGTCCAACTGGATAAGTTGATCCACCTTCTGGAGACTCCAACCTTTGCTTACCTTAGGCTGCAGGTATTTTGGGTTTGTCCTTTTATCGAGTTGTTAAACCTTGAAATGTGgtttcctttttattttgttaaggtagataat
This window encodes:
- the LOC124893393 gene encoding protein VAC14 homolog — encoded protein: MVQALNLILLTASELSDLRDLLKQSLINADGKNLFLFLYASWCHSPMAIISLCLLAQAYPHASSVIHLLVEEDINVKFLVQLDKLIHLLETPTFAYLRLQVFWVCPFIELLNLEMWFPFYFVKVDNFINIGDSSCMQKIYQK